The Streptomyces sp. NBC_00691 genome has a segment encoding these proteins:
- a CDS encoding FAD-dependent oxidoreductase produces the protein MADDLGHRATRHAVVIGGSLAGLLAARVLAEHAERVTVVERDRLPEGPEPRAGVPQGRHLHVLIEGGQRALDELLPGFTDELTALGAPTVGAPADMIQWQNGRWFRRTTATTRHYTGPRPQLEWLVRQRVLADPRIELIENTETVGLTGDSSRVRGVRLRERGAGSGKETRTLTADLVVDASGRSTKAADWLAGIGAEAPHEETLDTGLAYGTRVYRTPGGADTDATGYYIVPNPAQVYSGVVLPLGDGHHLVTLSGLRGDEPPTEEGAFEEYAKRLPHPVISDWLARAEPVSPVYGFRKTANIRRRYDRPGRRPAGFLATGDALCAFNPIYGQGMAVAALSAVALRRALADPKRTPTTRAVQRALFDASRQAWDISAGADKKMPGATGDAARPGPLDHIVGWYLGRVVERSAGDPVVGASFRAAITLTAPLTSLFAPSVARAVLFGPVGETPPGPPLRRDA, from the coding sequence ATGGCGGACGACTTGGGGCATCGCGCGACACGTCACGCGGTGGTCATCGGGGGAAGTCTCGCCGGGCTGCTGGCCGCCCGGGTGCTGGCGGAGCACGCGGAGAGGGTCACGGTCGTCGAGCGCGACCGGCTGCCCGAGGGCCCGGAGCCGCGGGCGGGCGTCCCGCAGGGCAGGCACCTGCACGTCCTGATCGAGGGCGGGCAGCGCGCGCTCGACGAGCTGCTGCCGGGGTTCACGGACGAGTTGACCGCGCTGGGGGCTCCTACCGTGGGCGCTCCCGCCGACATGATCCAGTGGCAGAACGGCAGGTGGTTCCGGCGGACCACCGCCACCACCCGGCACTACACCGGCCCTCGCCCCCAGCTGGAATGGCTGGTGCGGCAGCGCGTGCTGGCCGATCCGCGGATCGAGCTGATCGAGAACACCGAGACGGTGGGCCTGACCGGTGACTCCTCGCGGGTCAGGGGCGTACGGCTGCGCGAGCGGGGCGCGGGGTCCGGCAAGGAGACCCGCACCCTGACCGCCGATCTGGTGGTGGACGCGTCCGGGCGGTCCACGAAGGCCGCCGACTGGCTGGCCGGGATCGGCGCGGAGGCCCCGCACGAGGAGACCCTGGACACGGGGCTCGCCTACGGCACCCGGGTGTACCGCACCCCGGGCGGGGCGGACACCGACGCGACGGGCTACTACATCGTGCCCAACCCCGCCCAGGTGTACAGCGGTGTGGTGCTGCCGCTGGGCGACGGGCACCATCTGGTGACCCTCTCCGGGCTGCGCGGGGACGAACCGCCCACCGAGGAGGGCGCGTTCGAGGAGTACGCGAAGCGGCTGCCGCATCCGGTGATCAGCGACTGGCTGGCGCGGGCGGAGCCGGTGTCTCCGGTGTACGGCTTCCGGAAGACGGCCAACATCCGGCGCCGGTACGACCGTCCGGGCCGCCGTCCGGCCGGCTTCCTCGCGACCGGCGACGCGCTCTGCGCCTTCAACCCGATCTACGGGCAGGGCATGGCCGTCGCCGCGCTCAGCGCGGTCGCCCTGCGCCGGGCGCTCGCCGACCCGAAGCGCACACCGACGACCCGTGCGGTGCAGCGGGCGCTGTTCGACGCCTCTCGGCAGGCCTGGGACATCTCGGCGGGCGCCGACAAGAAGATGCCGGGCGCGACCGGTGACGCGGCCCGGCCGGGCCCGCTGGACCACATCGTCGGCTGGTACCTGGGCCGGGTGGTGGAGCGGTCCGCGGGCGATCCGGTCGTGGGGGCGTCGTTCCGTGCGGCGATCACCCTGACCGCCCCGCTGACGAGCCTCTTCGCCCCCTCGGTGGCGCGGGCGGTGCTCTTCGGGCCGGTCGGCGAGACGCCGCCGGGACCGCCTCTGCGGCGCGACGCGTAG
- a CDS encoding DUF2252 domain-containing protein codes for MTTPSERAERGRTARKHVPRSSHGRWIPSSQRPDPIDVLEGQSADRLPDLVPLRYGRMAASPFAFLRGAAAVMAADLAAQRHTGLTVQLCGDAHLLNFGVYASPERTLLFDVNDFDETLPGPFEWDVKRLAASITVAALQNGGSRAKARRAALVAVESYRITMRRLADLGELTVWYERIAADDLVPMVRRDERARFENRLARARRRTSLHALAKLTETDASGVRHIVDDPPLLERTTDIDRVTLGKIFNDYRSSLSEERRVLLDRYRFLEAARKVVGVGSVGTRCFVLLLQGRDDGDPLILQIKEAGRSVLEPYLEPSAYAHQGRRVVYGQRLTQAASDIFLGWMTGPEKRHFYWRQLRDMKGSAEVETMSPAMLRDYARLCGRALARAHARSGDRIAIAAYLGGSDTFDRAVADFALAYTNQNADDYAALGGAIAAGMVVAAPGA; via the coding sequence ATGACGACACCGTCGGAACGTGCCGAACGGGGCCGGACGGCCCGCAAGCACGTCCCCCGCTCCTCCCACGGCCGCTGGATTCCCAGCTCGCAGCGTCCCGACCCCATCGACGTGCTCGAAGGCCAGTCCGCGGACCGGCTGCCCGACCTCGTACCCCTCCGGTACGGCCGGATGGCAGCCTCCCCCTTCGCCTTCCTGCGCGGCGCCGCCGCCGTCATGGCCGCCGACCTCGCCGCCCAGCGCCACACCGGACTCACCGTCCAGCTCTGCGGCGACGCCCACCTCCTGAACTTCGGGGTCTACGCCTCACCCGAACGGACGCTCCTCTTCGATGTGAACGACTTCGACGAGACGCTCCCCGGCCCCTTCGAATGGGACGTGAAGAGGCTCGCCGCCAGCATCACCGTCGCCGCCCTCCAGAACGGCGGCAGCCGCGCGAAGGCCCGCCGGGCGGCCCTCGTCGCCGTGGAGTCGTACCGGATCACCATGCGCCGCCTCGCCGACCTCGGGGAACTCACCGTCTGGTACGAGCGGATCGCCGCCGACGACCTCGTCCCCATGGTCCGCCGCGACGAACGCGCCCGATTCGAGAACCGGCTGGCCCGCGCCCGCCGGCGCACCAGCCTCCACGCGCTCGCCAAGCTCACCGAGACCGACGCGAGCGGAGTCCGGCACATCGTCGACGACCCGCCGCTCCTCGAACGCACCACGGACATCGACCGGGTCACCCTCGGCAAGATCTTCAACGACTACCGCAGCTCGCTCTCCGAGGAGCGACGGGTGCTCCTCGACCGCTACCGCTTCCTCGAAGCCGCCCGCAAGGTCGTCGGCGTCGGCAGCGTCGGCACCCGCTGCTTCGTCCTTCTCCTCCAAGGACGGGACGACGGCGACCCGCTGATCCTCCAGATCAAGGAAGCCGGCCGCTCGGTCCTCGAGCCGTACCTGGAGCCGAGCGCGTACGCCCACCAGGGCCGGCGCGTCGTCTACGGACAGCGCCTCACCCAGGCCGCCAGCGACATCTTCCTCGGCTGGATGACCGGACCCGAGAAGCGCCACTTCTACTGGCGCCAGCTCCGCGACATGAAGGGCTCCGCCGAGGTCGAGACCATGTCCCCGGCCATGCTGCGGGACTACGCGCGGCTCTGCGGCCGGGCCCTGGCCCGGGCCCACGCCCGCTCCGGCGACCGGATCGCGATCGCGGCCTACCTCGGCGGCTCGGACACCTTCGACCGCGCCGTCGCCGACTTCGCCCTCGCGTACACGAACCAGAACGCCGACGACTACGCGGCACTCGGCGGGGCCATCGCGGCGGGGATGGTGGTGGCGGCGCCGGGGGCGTGA